A genomic region of Oryza glaberrima chromosome 1, OglaRS2, whole genome shotgun sequence contains the following coding sequences:
- the LOC127759991 gene encoding rust resistance kinase Lr10-like, protein MRCLDCRDSKATIRINTGTYYVTSVNYTTSVFWVVDASLKDTNSSCPLPRSDQLPYVWRGIQGSHGGWDLTLDPVATCVSFVNCSQAVRSNSVYVPVDCLSTSSSFVYMFVSWMMPPFEGFPIIENLETSCRYLAMIPLGGRDSPLPHNASFSDIVRSMRNGFAVQFPLIHRWSRVGHIKDCLMGSIRGFHKEPLSNQTIKDQIVDILFIDFSFWSCIIRGVGMKDYFNMPQYMMGMLRGKIEIYGGFIVQFALFVFKWIAVLCRFVIAPLTLLTFLAFKYWKTRIKIDAVEKFLRMQLMLGPTRYAYTDIIAMTSHFRDKLGQGGYGSVFKGVILPGDVHVAIKMLANYNCNGEEFISEVSTIGSIHHVNVVRLVAYCAEEMRRALVYEYMPHGSLDRFIFSPDKSLSWDKLNEIALGIARGINYLHQGCDMQILHFDIKPHNILLDSNFVPKVADFGLAKLYPQDNSFVPVSAARGTVGYIAPEMISRSFGVISSKSDVYSFGMLLLEMAGGRRNSKQDMSSSSQSYYPSWVYNQLVQQKMGEIANAFNMHELEKKLCVVGLHCIQMKPPDRPTMSEVIEMLEGDVDGLQLPSRPFFCDDEPLPLLVDSCRFSSELTEISEEDE, encoded by the exons ATGCGGTGTTTAGACTGCAGAGATAGCAAGGCTACCATTAGGATCAACACAGGGACATACTATGTAACCAGCGTCAACTACACTACTTCTGTCTTCTGGGTTGTGGATGCCAGCCTGAAAGATACAAACAGCAGCTGCCCTCTTCCTCGCTCGGATCAGCTTCCTTACGTTTGGAGGGGTATCCAGGGATCACATGGCGGCTGGGACCTGACCCTTGACCCTGTAGCTACATGTGTTAGCTTTGTGAATTGTTCACAGGCAGTAAGGAGTAATAGTGTGTACGTTCCTGTTGATTGCCTGAGCACAAGCTCTTCGTTTGTTTATATGTTTGTTTCCTGGATGATGCCTCCATTTGAGGGTTTTCCAATCATCGAAAACCTTGAGACTTCATGTCGCTACCTTGCCATGATTCCCTTGGGTGGTAGGGACTCGCCATTGCCACATAATGCAAGCTTTTCAGACATCGTCAGATCCATGAGGAATGGATTTGCTGTTCAATTTCCCCTCATACATAGGTGGAGTAGGGTTGGGCACATCAAGGATTGTCTGATGGGGTCGATTCG GGGCTTTCATAAAGAACCATTGTCCAATCAAACCATCAAGGATCAGATTGTGGACATCCTTTTTATTGACTTTAGCTTCTGGTCCTGCATAATTAGAGGAGTGGGCATGAAAGATTATTTCAATATGCCACAATACATGATGGGGATGCTTCGTGGAAAAATAGAAATTTATGGCGGATTCATTGTACAATTTGCTTTGTTTGTTTTCAAGTGGATTGCTG TTTTATGCAGATTCGTGATAGCTCCGTTGACACTATTGACCTTCCTTGCCTTCAAGTATTGGAAAACTAGAATAAAAATCGACGCAGTTGAGAAGTTTTTACGAATGCAGCTGATGCTTGGTCCAACAAGGTACGCCTATACAGACATCATTGCAATGACAAGCCATTTTAGAGACAAGTTGGGCCAGGGTGGCTATGGCTCCGTGTTCAAGGGAGTGATACTACCTGGTGATGTCCATGTTGCCATCAAAATGCTGGCCAACTACAATTGTAATGGAGAAGAATTCATCAGCGAGGTATCCACCATTGGCAGTATCCATCATGTCAATGTAGTACGTCTAGTGGCGTATTGTGCAGAGGAAATGAGGAGAGCACTTGTGTATGAGTACATGCCCCATGGATCTCTTGACAGGTTCATCTTCTCTCCTGACAAGAGTCTCTCTTGGGACAAGCTCAATGAGATCGCATTGGGCATTGCTAGAGGAATAAACTACTTACATCAGGGGTGTGATATGCAGATTCTACATTTTGATATCAAACCGCACAACATCCTTCTTGATAGCAATTTCGTCCCAAAAGTTGCCGATTTTGGCCTCGCCAAACTGTATCCACAGGATAACAGTTTTGTGCCAGTTAGCGCTGCACGAGGAACAGTAGGTTATATTGCTCCTGAGATGATATCTCGGAGCTTTGGTGTCATATCTAGCAAATCTGATGTTTATAGCTTTGGGATGCTTCTGTTGGAGATGGCTGGAGGGCGAAGGAACTCTAAGCAGGATATGTCGAGCTCAAGCCAGTCATATTATCCATCTTGGGTGTATAATCAGCTGGTTCAACAAAAGATGGGTGAGATTGCCAATGCCTTCAATATGCATGAGCTGGAAAAGAAGTTGTGTGTTGTTGGTCTACATTGCATTCAAATGAAGCCTCCTGATCGTCCAACGATGAGTGAGGTCATAGAAATGCTTGAAGGTGATGTTGATGGTCTGCAGCTGCCTTCAAGGCCATTCTTCTGCGATGATGAACCCCTGCCATTGCTAGTGGATTCTTGCCGTTTCTCCTCTGAACTAACTGAAATCTCAGAGGAGGATGAGTGA